GATGAGGGAGAAACCTCACGCGCAGTTGCAGGTGTTCCAGCACGAGCCGTCGCACGAGAGCCCGCAGGTCGCGTCGGGGATGCACGTGCCCCAGCACGAGTACTCGCAGACGGTGCAGCTCTGGTAGCGCGTCTCGCAGGTGTCCGGCTCGCACGCGGTGGGGCCGGTCATCCGCGCGTGCACGGTGCCGCGCGCGGGTGCGGCGTCGCCGGTTTCGAACGACTCCACCCGCAGCGCGTCGATCCGCAGCTTGCGCTTCTTCATGGGGATGTCCTCGGGAAGGGGGATGGGAGACGGCTCCGATCACCATACCCGCGGCGGGGACGGCGATACGGCACGCGAGCCGCCGCGGATCGCATCCCATCCGTCCTCCCGATGGCGCGATCCGCGCGCAAATGGATCGGGCGCAGAGCCGCCTGGCCCCGCGCCCGATCTTCGTCCCCATCCCCCGTTCAGCCGTCCTGGCAGCAGGGGTCGACGGTGTTGATGCAGCTTCCGTTGCACGACAGCCCACACGTTTCCCCGCACGACTCCAGGCAGCTCCAAACGCCCGACGCGCAGACGTACGGCTCCGACTGCCCATGCGCGCGCACCGTCCCGATCCCCGCCGCCGCCCTGGCGACGACGAACGAGTCGACGCCCAGCTCCTCGATCCGCAGCTTCTTCTTCATGGCCCCGCCTCCGCGTGGATGGGGTAGACCTGCGTGAGACGCGATCCCCGTCGCACGTCGCAGATCGCGCCGAGCCGGTGCAAGATACAGCAGAAGCGGCGGGAGATGAATGCGGGATGTGCGCGCAAACGGATCGGGCGCGGAGCCGCCCGGCCCCGCGCCCGATCTCCATCTCCACCCTAAGGCGGTCGATCCTACGCGCAGTTGCAGGTGTCGACGCAGGAGTCGCAGGTCGCCCAGCAGCTGGCCCAGCAGGTCAGCCCGCAGGTGTCCTCGCACGATTCCAGGCACGTCCACACGCCCGACGCGCACACGTACGGCTCGGACTGCCCGTGCGCGCGCACCGTCCCGCGCTCCCCGCCCGCCCCGGCGACGACGAACGAGTCGACGCCCAGCTCCTCGATCCGCAGCTTCTTCTTCATAATCCCGCCTCCGCGTGGATAGGTCGATTGGCGCACCGGTTTCGGTGCAATCTACCCCGGGAGCGGGCGGAAGCTGCGAAGCATGGGACGAACCGTCGTGCGGTGTGACAGACGGTGGTGTCGGAAGTGATGCGGCGCTTCGGATTCCCCGGCTGCGACACCCCACCGATGTCATCCTGAGGGCGCGGCGCACCCGATCAGCGTATGCGAGGAAGTTGGCCGCGCCCGAAGGATCTTGTCTGGCGGGCAGGATGCCGGCGCGATCGAGCGGCATCCGGGTGAGGGAAAGTAGATCCTTCGTCGGCGCCAAAGGCTTGTGCAGCCGCGAGTTCGGGCGCGGCGCCTCCTCAGGATGACACCCGCTGGGGTGTCTCCCTCATGTCTCCGCGCCCGTCCTTCAGCAGCCGAGGGCCGCGCAGTCCAGCTCCTTGAAGCCGCGGGGCTCGATCTGCACGGTCAGGTGATGCAGGCCGAACCGCTGGTGCAGGACGTGGTGCACGTCGGCCAGGATCTCGCCCGAGTACCGCCGCTCGTCGCGCCCGCCGACCACCACGTGGCAGCTGAGCGCCTCCATCCCGCTGGTGATGGTCCACACGTGCAGGTCGTGCACGGCCTCCACGTCGGGCACCTCGAGCAGCGCGCTGCGCACCGCCTCGACGTCGATGTGCGCGGGCGTTCCCTCCAGCAGGACGCTCACCGAATCGCGCAGCAGCCCCCAGCTGGACCAGACCACCAGCACGCCGATCAGCACCGACACCGCGGGATCCGCCCAGAACCACCCGAACGCCCAGACCAGGATCGCGCCCGCGATCACCCCCACGTTCCCCAGCGCGTCGGTCAGCAGGTGCAGCCACGCGCCGCGGATGTTCAGCGAGGTCTCGCGCCCCGAGTGCAGCGCCGCCGCGCCGATCACGTTCACCAGCAGCCCGCCCACCGCGATCCACATCACCAGCATCCCCTGCACCGGCTCGGGGGCGCGCAGCCGCTGCCACGCCTCGTAGAAAATGTAGACGGAGATGGTGATGAGCGTGGCCGCGTTGGCCAGCGCGGCCAGGATCTCGGTGCGGTACCAGCCGTAGGTGCGGCGGTCGGTCGCCGGGCGGCGCGCGATCCAGAGGGCGAAGAGGGAGAGCCCCAGCGCGCCCACGTCGCTCAGCATGTGGCCGGCGTCGGCCAGCAGGGCCAGCGAGTTGGCCAGGTATCCCCCCACCACCTCGGCCACCAGGTAGGCCGCCTGCAGCGCCAGCGTGAACGCCAGCCGCCGCGCGTTGCGCTCGGCCGTGTCGCCGTGCGCGTGCCCGTGGTGGTGGTGCCCGTGGCCGTGGTGGTGCCCTGCGCCCATCGGTGCGGATCGAGATCGAAGGAGGTGTGGCGCTACGCCGCGGCGGGCGCGTCGGCCGGCGGCTCGGCGGCCGCGGGCGGCGTGCGGATGCCGCGCACCAAGAAGAAGACGCCGACCAGCGCCGTGGCGATGCTCAGCAGCTGCCCCATGGTCAGCGGGCCGAGCACGAAGCCCAGCTGCGCGTCGGGCTGGCGGAAGAGCTCCAGGAAGGTGCGCACCACGCCGTAGCACACCAGGAACAGCCCGCCGTACGCGCCGTCGCCCCAGCGCACGCCGCGGCGGCGGTTCCAGAGGAAGACGGACCAGACGACCAGCCCCGTCAGCGCGCCCTCGCCCAGCGCCTCGTACAGCTGTGAGGGGTGGCGGAGCGGCACCGCGGGCTCGATCTGCCGCCACACCCCCGTCTCGTACGCGCGGTCGATGATGCGCTCCTTGTCGCGCAGCGAGCTGGCCACCGCGTTCATCCGGCGCAGCGCCTCGGGATCCGTGGGGAAGCGCATCGCCCAGGGCACCGAGGCGTCGGCCACGCGCCCGAACAGCTCGCCGTTGATGAAGTTGGCCACCCGCACCGCGAAGATCCCGGGCGTCACCGCCAGCGCCAGCCCGTCGCCCACGTTCTTCCAGGCCACCTTGCGGGTGCGCGCGAACCAGGCGCCGGCGAGGATGGCGCCGATCATCCCCCCGTGGAACGACAGCCCGCCCGTCCAGATCTTGAAGATCTCGAGCGGGTGCGCGGCGAACTTGGGAAAGTCGTAGAAGAGGATGTAGCCCACGCGCCCGCCCAGGATCACCCCCAGGACGAGCGCGAAGACCAGGTCGCCGACGGCGTCGGGGGAAAGGCGCAGGAAGCCGCGGCGGGCCAGCGCGCGCAGGATGAAGTACGCCGCGGCGAAGCCCACCATGTACCCCAGCCCGTACCAGCGGATGTCGAGCGGGCCGGGGAGGTCGATGGCGACCGGGTCGATGTGGGGATAGGGAATTTCCAGCAGGGCCGGGGCGGCCGCGGCGACGAATCCGGTCACGCGCTCCCCCCGGCCCGGAACGGGGCTTACTTCGCGGCGGGGGCGGCGGGCGCGGCGCCGGCGTGCGCGCGGGCCTCGGCCATGTGCATCTCCACGATGGCGCGGTCGGGCGACCCCTTCTCCATCCCCTCGGCCACCTTCTGGTACAGCTCGGCGGCGCCGTTCCAGTCGTTGGCCTGCTCGCGCAGGACGGCGGCCTGGGTCAGCGCGTCCTCCTTCACGTACTGCAGGTCGGTGCGGTCGGCCAGCTTCAGGAAGGCGTCGAGCGCCTCCTGGCGCTTCCCCTGCTGCGCCAGCGCGGCCGCCATCAGCTGCATCCCCTGGTCGGCGACGGGGGTGCCCCCCTCGGCCACGGGGCGGACCTCGTCGACGGCCTTGGCGGGCTGGCCCTTGATCAGCCAGAGCTGGGCGGCGGCCAGGCGGGCCTCGGCGGCCTCGGTGGTGCCGTCGAAGCGGCTGGCGAAGCCGCTGAGCGCGCGGATGGCCTGCGTGGTGTCGGCGGGAAGGCCCATCTGCGTCTGCAGGTACTGCACGGCCGCGCGCTCGGCGCGCTGCGACTTGTACACGCGGTAGTACAGCGCCCCGCCCACCACCACCGCCGCCGCCACCGCGGCGATGATCACCACGCGCGCGTTGTTGCGCGCCCACTCCGCCATCTCGGCGGCGCGCATCATCACGGCATCGTCGGCGTCGACGGCCTTGCGCAGTTCCCGGCGGGCAACGGACGAGTGCGAAGCCATGCAGCAGTCCTCAGGACGAAGGTGCGGCGCGTGCCTGGGCGCGCGCGGTCGGATGTTCGGTTTTGGGAAAGAAAGAGCGTGCGCCGCGCAAGTCCGTGCGGGCGCACAAGCGGGTAAAACTATCGCCTGACTTGGAGTTGTGTCAACCGGGCGCGGGGGCCCTCATCCCCCCGGTCCCTTCCTCGCGGCTGCGCCGCGAGGGGGCCCTCTCCCCCCGGCCCCCTCCCCCAAAACCGACTGGGGGAGGGGGAGACCTCAGTGTGGGGGCGGGTTCGACGCGGCACGCGAGCATCCGTGCGGCCGCGGGGTGGCCCCCTCCCGGCCCCTCCCCCGCTGCGCAGGGGAGGGGAGAACCAACGGATGCCGTTTTCGTCGCTTCTGTTCACCTCTCCTGCTGTCGGGAGAGGTCGAAGAGAGGAGCGGTCGAGACGGCGGTTTTGTCTCGACCGCTCCTCTCTTCGGGTGAGGGCCACGCGCGCACGGGATTTGAGTGGGGCGCGGGCATGGCTTTCGGTCCCCGTCCCACCCGTCCCGCGCCGGACGTCGAGAACCCCACCCTTCAGGCCGCGCCCGAGCCGGAGCCCGCCGGCCCCCGCATGCTGCGCGCGCTGCGGTCGCGCAACTACCGGCTGTACTTCGGCGGGCAGGGCGTGTCGCTCGTCGGCACGTGGATGACGCGCATCGCTACCAGTTGGCTGGTCTACCGGCTCACCGGCTCGTCGCTGCTGCTGGGGGTGGTCAGCTTCGCGGGGCAGATCCCCACCTTCGTCCTCGCCCCGTTCGCCGGCGTGCTGGTCGACCGCGTGGACAAGCACCGCATGCTGGTGTGGACGCAGGTGCTGGCCATGCTGCAGTCGTTCGCCCTGGCCATCCTCGCGCTGACGAACGTGATCACCGTACCCGAGGTGATCGGGCTGTCGCTCTTCCAGGGGCTCGTCAACGCCTTCGACATGCCCAGCCGGCAGGCGTTCCTGGTGGAGATGGTGGACCGGCGCGAGGACCTGGGCAACGCCATCGCCCTCAACTCTTCGCTGGTGAACGGCGCGCGGCTGCTGGGCCCGTCCATCGGCGGCATCCTGATCGCCGCGGTGGGCGAGGGTTGGTGCTTCTTCATCGACGGCGCCAGCTACCTGGCCGTGATCGCGTCGCTGCTGATGATGCGTGTCACCCGCCGCGAGCGCATTTCCGGTCAGCCGAAGCGCGGGCTGCACCAGCTGGCGGAGGGGTGGAGATACGTGTCGCGCTTCGCGCCGATCCGCAGCATCCTCCTGCTGCTGGCGCTGGTGAGCCTGATGGGGATGCCGTACACGGTGCTGATGCCGGTGGTCGCGTCGCAGACGCTGCGCGGCGGGCCGGCGCTGCTGGGGGCGCTGATGGCGGCCACCGGCGTGGGCGCCCTCTGCGGCGCGCTGTACCTGGCGCAGCGGACGACCATCCTCGGCCTCGGCCGGGTGATCCCCGCGGCGGCGGCGGTGTTCGGGGCGGGGCTGGTCGCCTTTTCGTTCACCCGTGTGGAGTGGCTCGCCGTCGCCGTTCTCGTGCTCGTCGGGTTCGGGATGATGGTGCAGATGGCGGCCAGCAACACCATCCTCCAGACCGTCGTCGACGACGACAAGCGCGGGCGGGTGATGAGCTTCTACAGCATGGCGTTCATGGGGATGGCGCCGTTCGGCGGGCTGATGGCCGGCGCGCTGGCCCACCGCATCGGCGCGCCGCGCACTATCCTGGTCAGCGGGATCGCCTGCATGCTCGCCGCCGCCTGGTTCGCGACGCGGCTGCCGTCGCTGCGCACCATCCTCCGCCCCATCTACCGCGAGATCGGCGTCCTCCCGCCGCTGGAGGAGGACGCGTAAGCTGCGTGTCTAAACAGAAAGTCTCACGCAGGGCTAGCAGGGTCAGCAGTGAAACTGCAGTTCAACTGCTGACCCTGCTAACCCTGCGTGAGACAAATCTTTTACGGCTTCTCCTCCCCCTCGTTCTCCTCGCGCACGGGGCGGCAGAGA
The nucleotide sequence above comes from Longimicrobium sp.. Encoded proteins:
- a CDS encoding cation diffusion facilitator family transporter; translated protein: MGAGHHHGHGHHHHGHAHGDTAERNARRLAFTLALQAAYLVAEVVGGYLANSLALLADAGHMLSDVGALGLSLFALWIARRPATDRRTYGWYRTEILAALANAATLITISVYIFYEAWQRLRAPEPVQGMLVMWIAVGGLLVNVIGAAALHSGRETSLNIRGAWLHLLTDALGNVGVIAGAILVWAFGWFWADPAVSVLIGVLVVWSSWGLLRDSVSVLLEGTPAHIDVEAVRSALLEVPDVEAVHDLHVWTITSGMEALSCHVVVGGRDERRYSGEILADVHHVLHQRFGLHHLTVQIEPRGFKELDCAALGC
- the lgt gene encoding prolipoprotein diacylglyceryl transferase is translated as MTGFVAAAAPALLEIPYPHIDPVAIDLPGPLDIRWYGLGYMVGFAAAYFILRALARRGFLRLSPDAVGDLVFALVLGVILGGRVGYILFYDFPKFAAHPLEIFKIWTGGLSFHGGMIGAILAGAWFARTRKVAWKNVGDGLALAVTPGIFAVRVANFINGELFGRVADASVPWAMRFPTDPEALRRMNAVASSLRDKERIIDRAYETGVWRQIEPAVPLRHPSQLYEALGEGALTGLVVWSVFLWNRRRGVRWGDGAYGGLFLVCYGVVRTFLELFRQPDAQLGFVLGPLTMGQLLSIATALVGVFFLVRGIRTPPAAAEPPADAPAAA
- a CDS encoding tetratricopeptide repeat protein, which translates into the protein MASHSSVARRELRKAVDADDAVMMRAAEMAEWARNNARVVIIAAVAAAVVVGGALYYRVYKSQRAERAAVQYLQTQMGLPADTTQAIRALSGFASRFDGTTEAAEARLAAAQLWLIKGQPAKAVDEVRPVAEGGTPVADQGMQLMAAALAQQGKRQEALDAFLKLADRTDLQYVKEDALTQAAVLREQANDWNGAAELYQKVAEGMEKGSPDRAIVEMHMAEARAHAGAAPAAPAAK
- a CDS encoding MFS transporter; translated protein: MAFGPRPTRPAPDVENPTLQAAPEPEPAGPRMLRALRSRNYRLYFGGQGVSLVGTWMTRIATSWLVYRLTGSSLLLGVVSFAGQIPTFVLAPFAGVLVDRVDKHRMLVWTQVLAMLQSFALAILALTNVITVPEVIGLSLFQGLVNAFDMPSRQAFLVEMVDRREDLGNAIALNSSLVNGARLLGPSIGGILIAAVGEGWCFFIDGASYLAVIASLLMMRVTRRERISGQPKRGLHQLAEGWRYVSRFAPIRSILLLLALVSLMGMPYTVLMPVVASQTLRGGPALLGALMAATGVGALCGALYLAQRTTILGLGRVIPAAAAVFGAGLVAFSFTRVEWLAVAVLVLVGFGMMVQMAASNTILQTVVDDDKRGRVMSFYSMAFMGMAPFGGLMAGALAHRIGAPRTILVSGIACMLAAAWFATRLPSLRTILRPIYREIGVLPPLEEDA